The following coding sequences are from one Acidimicrobiales bacterium window:
- a CDS encoding sigma-70 family RNA polymerase sigma factor, whose amino-acid sequence MTTRHLPPFQQVLDEHGAALWGYCRALLGPDDGADWFQETVLAALRGYRDLRHDANLRAWLFTIAHRRRIDAARAAARRPVSTRAALPEDVATGRRPDADDLPDVELWEAVAALPDKQRAAVTYRYLADLPYAEIGEVIGTTEAAARQNVRAGLATLRKQVTP is encoded by the coding sequence ATGACCACACGCCACCTCCCTCCGTTCCAGCAGGTGCTCGATGAGCACGGCGCCGCGCTGTGGGGCTATTGCCGTGCGCTGCTCGGCCCCGACGATGGCGCCGACTGGTTCCAGGAGACGGTGCTCGCGGCATTGCGCGGCTATCGCGACCTCCGCCACGACGCGAACCTCCGAGCGTGGCTGTTCACGATCGCCCACCGGCGGCGGATCGACGCGGCCCGCGCGGCCGCGCGGCGCCCGGTGTCGACCCGCGCCGCCCTCCCCGAAGACGTGGCGACCGGCCGGCGTCCCGATGCGGACGATCTCCCGGACGTCGAGCTCTGGGAAGCGGTGGCCGCGCTGCCCGACAAGCAGCGTGCGGCGGTGACGTACCGCTATCTGGCCGACCTGCCGTACGCGGAGATCGGCGAGGTCATCGGAACCACCGAGGCGGCCGCCCGCCAGAACGTGCGCGCCGGCCTCGCCACCCTCCGCAAGCAGGTGACGCCATGA
- the bcp gene encoding thioredoxin-dependent thiol peroxidase codes for MATASPTSPQPGERAPAIGLKDQRGDLVRLSSFKGRKVLVFFYPRALTPGCTTQACGLRDIAGDVGDTVIVGISPDTPEKQAQFDEKHGLGYPLLSDPDHKVAEAYGVWGEKSLYGRKFMGIIRSAFLIDEKGKIAAAWPKISPKDTPKKLLAALADA; via the coding sequence ATGGCGACGGCATCTCCCACTTCCCCGCAGCCCGGCGAGCGGGCGCCCGCGATCGGATTGAAGGACCAGCGCGGCGACCTCGTTCGGCTGTCGAGCTTCAAGGGGCGCAAGGTGCTCGTGTTCTTCTACCCCCGGGCCCTCACACCCGGCTGCACCACCCAGGCATGCGGGCTGCGCGACATCGCCGGCGACGTCGGTGACACCGTGATCGTCGGCATCAGCCCCGACACGCCGGAGAAGCAGGCCCAGTTCGACGAGAAGCACGGGCTCGGCTACCCGTTGCTGTCCGATCCCGACCACAAGGTCGCCGAGGCGTATGGCGTGTGGGGCGAGAAGTCGCTGTACGGCCGCAAGTTCATGGGGATCATCCGGTCCGCCTTCCTGATCGACGAGAAGGGCAAGATCGCCGCGGCGTGGCCCAAGATCAGCCCCAAGGACACCCCGAAGAAGCTGCTGGCCGCGCTGGCCGACGCCTGA